A single Vigna radiata var. radiata cultivar VC1973A chromosome 8, Vradiata_ver6, whole genome shotgun sequence DNA region contains:
- the LOC106769679 gene encoding protein NUCLEAR FUSION DEFECTIVE 4, whose protein sequence is MAVEEELTKTKAFIRHAITGRWFMIFASCLIMAVSGATYMFGLYSNEVKTSLGYDQSTLNLISFFKDLGANLGIFSGLINEVSPPWVILAMGATMNFVGYFMIWLSVTSRIAKPQLWQMCLYFYIGANSQSFANTGALVNCVQSFPRSRGSVIGLLKGYVGLSGAIFTQLYHALYGDNSKTLIFLIGWLPAAVSFIFLPTVRVLSITPQPRDIKVFYQLLYISLGVAGFLMVLIIIQNRLSFTRVEYIVDGMVLLFLLLLPLGIVFKEEFRLWKNQSQNQNQNQNQTVPDHADAVTASASVIELPQPEEAHAAASSHLEGKTSSCLKNVFKPPKRGEDYTIFQAIFSIDMLILFIASVFGVGGTLTALDNLGQIGNSLGYPKKSLTTFVSLVSIWNYLGRASSGFASEYLLAKYKFPRPLLLTLVMLLSCVGHILIAFGIPNSLYFSSVIIGFCFGAIWPLMFAIISEIFGLKYYSTLYNLGAVASPVGSYILNVKVTGFLYDKEALKQLKMKGLTRQKGKDLTCLGVQCYKMPFIIITASTLVGCFVSFILVLRTRKFYKGDIYQKFRVEPDTPQNLPTFATTTNFSQEPDKINTK, encoded by the coding sequence ATGGCAGTGGAAGAAGAGCTAACAAAAACGAAGGCCTTCATACGCCATGCTATTACTGGTCGTTGGTTCATGATCTTTGCCTCATGTCTCATCATGGCAGTTTCAGGGGCAACATACATGTTTGGTTTGTACTCCAACGAGGTAAAAACCTCGTTGGGGTATGACCAATCCACGCTCAACTTGATAAGCTTCTTCAAGGACCTTGGTGCCAACCTTGGAATTTTCTCTGGGTTGATCAATGAGGTAAGTCCCCCTTGGGTTATACTAGCCATGGGAGCCACAATGAACTTTGTGGGCTACTTCATGATATGGCTATCTGTCACTTCACGCATTGCCAAACCCCAACTGTGGCAAATGTGTCTCTACTTTTACATTGGTGCTAATTCTCAGTCCTTCGCTAACACTGGTGCTTTGGTGAACTGTGTCCAAAGCTTCCCAAGAAGCCGTGGAAGTGTAATTGGTCTTCTGAAGGGTTATGTGGGTCTAAGTGGAGCTATTTTCACTCAGCTATACCATGCCTTATATGGTGACAACTCCAAAACTCTTATATTCCTCATTGGCTGGCTTCCTGCTGCTGTTTCCTTCATTTTCCTTCCAACAGTTAGGGTCTTGAGTATCACCCCACAACCCAGAGATATCAAGGTTTTTTACCAACTTCTTTATATTTCACTTGGGGTTGCAGGGTTTCTCATGGTGTTGATAATTATACAAAACAGGTTGAGTTTCACAAGGGTGGAGTACATAGTGGATGGCATGGTGCTTCTTTTCTTGCTTCTTCTCCCACTTGGTATTGTGTTCAAAGAAGAGTTCAGACTTTGGAAGAACCAGAGCCAGAACCAGAACCAGAACCAGAACCAAACCGTCCCCGATCATGCAGATGCTGTTACTGCTTCTGCCTCAGTTATTGAATTGCCACAGCCAGAAGAAGCACATGCCGCTGCCTCTTCTCATCTGGAAGGAAAAACCAGCTCATGTTTAAAGAACGTTTTCAAACCTCCAAAAAGGGGTGAGGACTACACCATCTTCCAAGCTATTTTCAGCATTGACATGTTGATTCTGTTCATTGCATCAGTGTTTGGTGTGGGAGGAACATTGACGGCTCTTGACAATCTGGGACAGATTGGAAACTCATTGGGATACCCGAAAAAGAGCCTCACAACTTTTGTGTCTCTTGTGAGTATATGGAATTATCTAGGAAGAGCATCTTCTGGGTTTGCCTCAGAATATTTGTTAGCCAAATACAAATTCCCTCGTCCCTTGCTCCTCACTCTAGTCATGCTTCTCTCCTGTGTTGGCCATATTCTAATCGCTTTTGGTATCCCAAACTCACTTTATTTCTCTTCAGTGATTATTGGGTTTTGCTTTGGGGCCATATGGCCCTTAATGTTTGCCATCATATCTGAAATATTCGGCCTCAAATACTACTCAACTTTATACAATTTAGGTGCTGTGGCAAGCCCTGTTGGATCTTACATTCTGAATGTGAAAGTCACTGGTTTTTTGTATGATAAAGAGGCTTTGAAGCAGTTGAAGATGAAGGGACTCACAAGGCAAAAGGGAAAGGACTTAACTTGCTTGGGAGTGCAATGCTACAAGATGCCTTTCATCATAATCACTGCTTCAACCTTGGTTGGATGCTTTGTTTCCTTCATTCTAGTCTTAAGGACCAGAAAATTTTACAAAGGGGACATTTATCAAAAGTTCAGAGTTGAACCAGACACACCACAGAATCTTCCAACTTTTGCCACCACCACAAACTTCTCTCAAGAACCAGATAAAATCAACACCAAATAA